A window from Megasphaera vaginalis (ex Bordigoni et al. 2020) encodes these proteins:
- a CDS encoding OmpH family outer membrane protein — MKLKKQLASLAAVGMLSVAAAASAFASGVGYVNFDTLVQAHKDFPKVSAQMQSAIKDANEQFAKRSKDMKTDQEKQNLGKELAQNLSKLENSLIVPIEKDVVAKVEQVRQNKGYDAIVAQGAIIAGSENATDETQTVAQLLK; from the coding sequence ATGAAATTAAAAAAACAGTTGGCATCCCTTGCGGCAGTAGGCATGTTAAGCGTTGCGGCAGCAGCGTCGGCATTCGCATCGGGAGTAGGCTATGTAAATTTTGATACGTTAGTTCAAGCTCATAAAGATTTTCCGAAAGTAAGCGCTCAGATGCAATCAGCCATTAAAGATGCCAATGAACAGTTTGCAAAACGTTCAAAGGACATGAAAACGGATCAGGAAAAACAGAACCTCGGCAAAGAGTTAGCGCAAAATCTCAGCAAATTGGAAAACAGCCTGATCGTTCCCATCGAAAAAGATGTTGTCGCCAAGGTGGAACAAGTTCGCCAGAACAAAGGATATGACGCGATTGTAGCACAAGGCGCGATTATTGCCGGTTCGGAAAATGCAACGGACGAAACACAAACAGTAGCGCAGCTTTTAAAATAA
- a CDS encoding GerW family sporulation protein has translation MDKNDVKNNLETIFENFRNMIKVETVVGEAVHIGDAILVPFVDVSFGFGSGSGGGDMAHQGAGGGGGAKLEPTAILVIKGERVELFSIKKGGYQASAFEKLLTMAPEIIDKMKKDKYIYIKDEDATETAPKSTDATV, from the coding sequence ATGGATAAAAACGATGTAAAAAACAATTTGGAAACAATTTTTGAAAACTTCCGAAATATGATCAAAGTGGAAACAGTCGTCGGCGAAGCGGTCCACATCGGCGATGCCATTCTGGTTCCCTTCGTCGACGTCTCTTTCGGTTTCGGCAGCGGCAGCGGCGGCGGCGATATGGCGCATCAGGGAGCAGGCGGTGGCGGCGGCGCGAAACTCGAACCGACGGCAATTTTAGTAATCAAAGGTGAACGCGTCGAACTGTTCTCCATCAAGAAAGGCGGCTATCAGGCCTCCGCTTTTGAAAAACTGCTGACAATGGCGCCGGAAATCATCGATAAAATGAAAAAGGACAAATACATTTACATCAAAGACGAAGACGCGACGGAGACGGCGCCAAAGTCGACGGACGCTACCGTATAA
- a CDS encoding NADH:flavin oxidoreductase: protein MLFEKSTVGGIDVSCRIIRSATFEGMDDGHGCPKEKLIELYETLADGGVGLIITGMMAVSPKEFHQHRQIRIDDDRFIAPLRILTDRVHAHGGKIMAQLVIMGSAIALPEGAGKAIISPSGIPDKVVVKTQESRALTVDEIKSLIDDAVHAALRAQKAGYDGIQFHGAHGYLASKFLTPFFNKRTDEYGGSLKNRARFLTETIAAIRKAVGPAYPIWVKLNSSDYMETEGLTLDESMQVMAWLADAGANAIEISGGNTSSLPRQGPIRAIRRTKEPMYFAGAAAAAAAALKGRIAIGVVGGFRTAAEMEDCLQKTDIAFISMSRPLLRQPDLPNLWRDGSTEPALCISCSRCFRADDVACIFNEKDK, encoded by the coding sequence ATGTTATTTGAAAAATCCACTGTCGGCGGCATCGATGTATCGTGCCGCATTATCCGTTCGGCAACCTTTGAAGGAATGGATGACGGACACGGCTGTCCGAAAGAAAAGCTGATCGAATTGTATGAAACGCTTGCCGACGGCGGCGTAGGCCTGATCATTACAGGCATGATGGCCGTCAGCCCCAAAGAATTCCACCAGCATCGCCAAATCAGGATCGACGACGATCGCTTCATCGCGCCGTTGCGAATATTGACGGACCGGGTTCACGCCCACGGCGGCAAGATTATGGCGCAGTTGGTCATCATGGGTTCCGCCATCGCTTTGCCTGAAGGCGCAGGCAAGGCGATTATCAGCCCCAGCGGCATTCCCGATAAGGTCGTTGTCAAAACCCAAGAGTCACGGGCATTGACCGTCGACGAGATCAAAAGTCTCATCGACGATGCCGTCCACGCCGCTCTCCGCGCACAAAAAGCCGGTTATGACGGCATTCAATTTCACGGCGCTCACGGCTATCTGGCCAGTAAATTCCTGACGCCATTCTTCAACAAGCGCACAGACGAATACGGCGGATCGTTGAAAAACAGAGCCCGCTTTCTCACAGAAACGATTGCCGCTATTCGAAAAGCCGTCGGCCCTGCTTATCCGATTTGGGTAAAGCTGAACAGTTCCGACTACATGGAAACGGAAGGGCTGACCCTTGACGAAAGCATGCAAGTCATGGCCTGGCTTGCCGATGCCGGCGCCAACGCGATAGAGATCAGCGGCGGCAATACTTCTTCATTGCCGCGTCAAGGCCCTATCCGCGCCATCCGCCGCACGAAAGAACCAATGTACTTTGCCGGCGCCGCAGCAGCGGCGGCGGCGGCGCTGAAAGGACGTATTGCTATCGGCGTTGTCGGCGGCTTCCGTACGGCTGCAGAAATGGAAGACTGCTTGCAAAAAACGGATATCGCTTTCATTTCCATGAGCCGTCCCTTGCTTCGCCAGCCCGATCTGCCGAACCTATGGCGCGACGGCAGCACGGAACCGGCGTTGTGCATCTCCTGTTCACGCTGTTTTCGAGCCGATGACGTGGCCTGTATTTTTAATGAAAAAGATAAATAA
- a CDS encoding adenylosuccinate synthase — translation MATAMVMGTQWGDEGKGKIVDYLAQKADVVIRSQGGNNAGHTVVVEDASFALRLLPSGILYSEKTCIIGSGVVVNPGVLLEELDGMRARGVRISALEISTRAHVIMPYHIRIDEEDEKLKGDAKIGTTKNGIGPCYADKINRVGIRIGDLMDETVFSRKLKQNLLLKNRLFTQYYSCEGFDYETISKEYLAYAERIRPFVKDTNYSANQYIKEGRKVLFEGAQAAMLDLDHGTYPFVTSSNPTAGGACVGAGVGPRRMANIVGVVKAYTTRVGAGPFPAEQDNEIGDYLRRTGHEFGTVTGRPRRCGWLDTAVVAYAAMLNSLDYLAITRLDILDGLDTIRICKGYMYNGEVLKEYPASLDVLEKAEPIYEEMAGWKEDISHCKTYAELPENARYYVERIAQLVDVPLGIVSVGPNRSQTIVLHDIF, via the coding sequence ATGGCTACAGCAATGGTAATGGGGACGCAATGGGGCGATGAAGGTAAAGGCAAGATCGTAGATTATTTGGCGCAGAAGGCGGATGTCGTCATTCGTTCGCAAGGCGGCAATAATGCGGGGCATACTGTTGTCGTCGAAGACGCTTCCTTTGCGCTGCGTCTTTTGCCGTCCGGTATTTTATATTCTGAAAAGACGTGTATTATCGGCAGCGGCGTCGTCGTCAATCCCGGCGTTCTTTTGGAAGAACTGGACGGAATGAGGGCGCGCGGCGTTCGGATCAGCGCCTTGGAAATTTCCACACGGGCCCACGTTATCATGCCCTACCATATTCGCATCGATGAAGAAGATGAAAAGCTTAAGGGCGATGCGAAAATCGGTACGACAAAGAACGGCATCGGCCCCTGCTATGCCGATAAGATCAACCGCGTCGGTATTCGTATCGGCGATTTGATGGATGAAACCGTGTTCAGCCGCAAGCTGAAACAAAATCTGCTCTTGAAAAACCGGCTGTTTACACAATATTATAGTTGTGAAGGATTTGATTACGAAACGATTTCGAAAGAATATCTGGCTTATGCCGAACGGATTCGCCCGTTTGTCAAGGATACGAATTACTCGGCCAACCAATACATCAAGGAAGGCAGAAAGGTTCTGTTTGAAGGGGCTCAGGCCGCTATGTTGGATCTTGATCACGGCACCTATCCGTTTGTCACGAGTTCCAACCCGACTGCCGGCGGCGCGTGTGTCGGCGCCGGTGTCGGACCGCGTCGGATGGCGAATATTGTCGGCGTCGTCAAGGCGTATACGACCCGTGTCGGCGCCGGTCCGTTCCCGGCTGAACAGGATAATGAAATCGGCGACTATCTGCGCCGGACAGGACATGAATTCGGAACCGTTACCGGCCGTCCGCGCCGTTGCGGCTGGCTGGATACGGCAGTCGTTGCGTATGCGGCTATGCTGAACAGCCTGGACTACCTGGCGATTACGCGCCTCGATATCCTGGACGGACTGGATACGATCAGAATCTGTAAAGGCTATATGTACAACGGAGAAGTCTTGAAAGAATATCCTGCCAGTCTCGACGTCTTGGAAAAGGCTGAACCGATTTATGAAGAGATGGCCGGCTGGAAGGAAGACATTTCGCATTGCAAGACCTATGCGGAACTGCCGGAAAATGCGCGCTACTATGTGGAACGTATTGCCCAACTCGTCGACGTTCCCCTCGGCATCGTTTCCGTCGGTCCGAACCGATCGCAGACGATCGTCCTTCACGATATTTTTTAA
- a CDS encoding ParA family protein: protein MAHIIAVTNQKGGVGKTTTAINLSACLAECGKRTLLVDLDPQGNATSGLGIDKEQLSGNLYDCLIEHTPLKDVVLKTSIKKLFIVPTTIDLAGAAVELVAMEEREFILRNVLRAFLDTAKKPFDYVVIDSPPSLGLLTINALNAADSVLIPVQCEFYALEGLTQLMQTINMVTNGMNEELRILGMLLTMYDGRTNLSIQVMERVKKYFSDYVFRTIIPRNVRLGEAPSHGEPITAYDPRSRGAEVYQQLAKEVIRRVG, encoded by the coding sequence TTGGCTCATATTATTGCTGTGACGAACCAAAAGGGAGGCGTCGGCAAGACGACGACGGCGATCAATCTCAGCGCCTGTCTCGCAGAATGCGGCAAACGAACGTTGTTGGTCGATCTTGATCCGCAGGGAAATGCCACGAGCGGTTTAGGCATTGATAAGGAGCAGCTTTCAGGCAACCTTTATGATTGTCTGATTGAACATACGCCGTTGAAAGATGTTGTGTTAAAAACGAGTATTAAAAAATTGTTCATCGTACCGACGACAATCGATCTGGCCGGTGCGGCTGTCGAATTGGTCGCTATGGAGGAACGGGAGTTTATCTTGCGCAACGTGTTGCGCGCCTTTTTGGATACGGCCAAAAAGCCGTTTGATTATGTCGTTATCGACAGTCCGCCGTCGTTGGGGTTGCTGACGATAAACGCCTTGAATGCAGCTGATTCCGTTTTGATTCCCGTACAGTGTGAATTTTATGCTCTGGAAGGGTTGACGCAGCTGATGCAGACGATCAATATGGTAACAAACGGCATGAATGAAGAACTGCGTATTCTGGGCATGCTGCTGACCATGTATGACGGCCGGACGAATCTTTCCATTCAGGTCATGGAACGGGTCAAAAAATATTTCAGCGATTACGTGTTTCGTACGATCATTCCGCGCAACGTCCGGCTCGGCGAAGCGCCTAGCCACGGAGAACCGATTACGGCGTATGATCCGCGCTCGCGCGGTGCGGAAGTATATCAGCAATTGGCAAAAGAGGTGATTCGCCGTGTCGGCTAA
- a CDS encoding ParB/RepB/Spo0J family partition protein, with product MSAKKTGLGDSGNMDERLAVLGLNRKNSDGKPVRGGIREIPLAAITANPQQARRVFREEALQSLAASIKAYGIVQPLVVREKGGGRYELIAGERRLRAAALCGLKTVPALVRTDGDDVSAIVSLVENVQRENLDAIEEGAAYRMLIDTCGLTQAEVSEKVGKSRSHVANLMRLLKLAVPVQQHVSEGRLTMGQVRPLLQINDEEKQCEIAGQIIALGLSARQAEALVRRLLEKKETVPEKEDPDPYVEALQDRLKMHLGTAVAIRFPKGKGKGKIEISFASEDEFERLLSVLTDTEKRREDVQKVSFHI from the coding sequence GTGTCGGCTAAGAAAACGGGACTGGGCGATAGCGGCAATATGGATGAACGGCTGGCCGTGCTGGGGTTGAACCGCAAGAACAGTGACGGTAAACCTGTAAGAGGCGGTATCAGGGAAATCCCGCTTGCCGCCATTACGGCCAATCCGCAGCAGGCCAGGCGGGTCTTTCGCGAAGAGGCGCTGCAGTCGTTGGCGGCGTCGATCAAGGCGTACGGTATTGTTCAGCCCCTCGTCGTTCGCGAAAAAGGCGGCGGCCGGTATGAACTCATCGCCGGTGAGCGGCGGCTGCGGGCGGCCGCGTTGTGCGGGCTGAAGACGGTACCGGCCCTGGTTCGTACCGACGGAGACGACGTTTCGGCGATCGTTTCACTGGTAGAAAACGTGCAGCGCGAAAACCTCGACGCCATAGAAGAAGGTGCGGCTTATCGGATGCTGATCGACACCTGCGGTCTGACACAGGCCGAAGTTTCCGAAAAAGTAGGAAAGAGTCGTTCTCACGTGGCCAATCTGATGCGTCTTTTGAAACTCGCAGTGCCGGTGCAGCAACACGTTTCCGAAGGACGGCTGACGATGGGGCAAGTTCGCCCGCTGTTGCAGATCAACGATGAAGAAAAACAATGCGAAATTGCAGGACAGATCATCGCTCTCGGCCTGTCGGCGCGGCAGGCTGAAGCGTTGGTTCGAAGACTGTTAGAAAAAAAAGAGACGGTACCGGAAAAAGAGGATCCCGATCCCTATGTGGAAGCACTGCAGGACAGGCTCAAAATGCATTTGGGAACGGCAGTGGCCATCCGTTTTCCGAAGGGAAAAGGGAAAGGGAAGATTGAGATATCCTTTGCATCTGAAGACGAATTTGAACGTCTCCTCTCCGTTTTGACCGATACGGAAAAACGCCGTGAAGATGTGCAGAAAGTCTCTTTTCATATATAA
- a CDS encoding DUF4446 family protein, whose amino-acid sequence MLYGLDLTWIYLGAAGIVGAVLILLLIYILVLNYRVHKLNKKYEFFMQDEVGQSMEAKLREDVRQLQEIQQTLNAMHDTQKDILAVQDQAFRKIGFVKYNAFENIGNNLSFAFTVLDGKNDGFCLSSVYGRNESRIFAKPIIGGKCLYGMSAEETESLENALRYQGEVNVVQKG is encoded by the coding sequence ATGTTATACGGGTTGGACCTGACGTGGATTTATTTGGGCGCTGCCGGTATTGTCGGCGCCGTCTTAATACTTCTGCTGATATATATTTTGGTACTCAATTACCGCGTTCATAAATTGAATAAGAAATATGAATTTTTCATGCAAGATGAAGTCGGGCAAAGCATGGAGGCGAAACTGCGTGAAGATGTGCGGCAGTTGCAGGAGATCCAGCAGACGCTGAACGCCATGCATGACACGCAGAAAGATATTCTGGCGGTGCAGGATCAGGCGTTTCGCAAGATCGGCTTCGTGAAGTATAATGCCTTTGAAAACATAGGGAATAATTTAAGCTTCGCGTTTACTGTTCTTGACGGTAAAAATGACGGGTTTTGCCTGTCCAGCGTATACGGGAGAAATGAGTCCCGTATTTTTGCCAAGCCGATTATCGGCGGCAAGTGCCTTTACGGAATGAGTGCGGAAGAGACGGAAAGTCTGGAGAATGCGCTCCGTTATCAGGGCGAAGTAAATGTTGTGCAAAAAGGATAA
- a CDS encoding M23 family metallopeptidase, with protein MNFQRKWQSLRKEMQQLSLRQLPSFEALRREPTESVVVTPEEYRKYRRMALVGLAVLVVAILIGIYQFIALQGLREQEMLHEQQLEIMRDKTETLQQKMDKMDALDQELRQMVKGAGSGDAPKGEGSAVVQQKKSPDLSSAGYNDVLHAASRLETKTNARIISFITLKTVLGDTAGQQVIQMQQSARQYQASTYPSIWPVSGPITSPFGYRGNPTGGGTVFHEGVDIAVDYGTPVHVTAVGKVTIAGWVSGYGNLVEVDHGGGLVTRYGHNSMLLVVEGQEVKTGDIIALAGSTGHSTGPHVHYEVRVNGTPTDPMIFLP; from the coding sequence TTGAATTTTCAAAGAAAATGGCAGTCTTTGCGAAAAGAAATGCAACAGTTATCTCTGCGGCAGCTGCCGTCATTTGAGGCGCTGCGCAGGGAGCCGACGGAATCTGTCGTCGTGACGCCGGAAGAATATCGGAAATATCGCCGCATGGCTCTTGTCGGCCTTGCCGTTCTCGTCGTGGCGATCCTCATAGGAATCTATCAATTCATCGCTCTGCAAGGCTTGCGCGAACAGGAAATGCTTCACGAGCAGCAACTGGAAATCATGCGTGACAAGACGGAAACGTTGCAGCAGAAAATGGATAAAATGGATGCGCTGGATCAGGAATTGCGCCAAATGGTGAAAGGAGCTGGTTCCGGCGACGCCCCAAAAGGTGAAGGCAGCGCTGTAGTACAGCAGAAGAAGTCGCCCGATCTTTCTTCTGCAGGGTACAATGATGTACTGCACGCTGCATCTCGCTTGGAAACGAAGACGAATGCCAGAATTATCAGCTTTATCACACTAAAGACCGTATTGGGCGATACGGCGGGGCAGCAGGTTATCCAGATGCAGCAGTCGGCAAGGCAATATCAGGCGTCGACATACCCGTCGATTTGGCCTGTCAGCGGGCCGATCACGTCGCCCTTCGGCTATCGCGGTAATCCGACGGGTGGCGGTACCGTCTTCCACGAAGGCGTCGATATTGCCGTTGACTACGGTACGCCCGTTCATGTTACGGCAGTCGGCAAGGTTACGATCGCCGGCTGGGTCAGCGGCTACGGCAATCTCGTCGAAGTCGATCACGGCGGCGGCTTGGTTACCAGATACGGTCATAATTCCATGCTTCTTGTCGTAGAAGGGCAGGAGGTAAAGACCGGTGATATCATTGCCCTTGCCGGCAGTACCGGTCACAGCACGGGACCGCATGTCCATTACGAAGTCCGCGTCAACGGCACGCCGACGGATCCGATGATATTTTTGCCGTAA
- a CDS encoding peptidylprolyl isomerase: MYAEFKTNHGEFTVELFAEQAPITVENFKKLAESHFYDGTIFHRIIAGFMIQGGDPTGTGRGGSKDMIPDEFGAGLNFLEPGILAMANAGPNTGSSQFFVTVVPTPWLQNHHSIFGKVVRNYDVVEEISNVKTHRADRPVDDVVLEAVTITDALDEV, translated from the coding sequence ATGTACGCAGAATTTAAAACGAATCACGGTGAATTTACAGTTGAGTTATTTGCAGAACAGGCACCGATTACAGTAGAAAACTTTAAAAAATTGGCAGAAAGCCATTTTTATGACGGGACGATTTTCCATCGTATTATTGCCGGCTTTATGATTCAAGGCGGGGATCCGACCGGAACGGGTCGGGGCGGTTCCAAAGACATGATTCCCGACGAGTTCGGCGCCGGCCTGAACTTCTTGGAACCGGGTATCCTGGCGATGGCCAATGCCGGTCCGAATACGGGCAGTTCGCAGTTCTTTGTTACTGTTGTCCCGACGCCGTGGTTGCAGAACCATCACTCTATTTTCGGCAAGGTCGTCAGAAATTACGATGTCGTTGAAGAAATCAGTAACGTGAAAACGCATCGGGCAGACCGGCCTGTCGATGATGTTGTCTTGGAAGCCGTCACGATTACCGATGCGCTTGATGAAGTGTGA
- a CDS encoding GIY-YIG nuclease family protein: MYYTYMVRCADDTLYTGWALDPVKRVAAHNSGCGAKYTRSRRPVRLVWREAFSTQHEAMHREWEIKQWPRFRKEELCRKQQAMHRDA, from the coding sequence ATGTACTATACGTATATGGTTCGCTGTGCAGATGATACGCTTTACACGGGGTGGGCGCTGGATCCGGTGAAGCGGGTCGCGGCGCATAACAGCGGTTGCGGCGCGAAGTATACGCGCTCGCGCCGGCCTGTCCGGTTGGTCTGGCGTGAAGCCTTTTCGACGCAGCACGAAGCGATGCACCGCGAATGGGAGATCAAGCAGTGGCCGCGGTTCCGCAAGGAAGAGCTGTGCCGGAAGCAGCAAGCTATGCATCGGGACGCGTGA
- a CDS encoding SGNH/GDSL hydrolase family protein, with translation MDKRFLTFFAVGITLGFGVLVTSRQDTGTGTVVHLPMEEAGRICLQPDRADRIRPQVLRHYTTAAPANAHPILTWSRIDGAVMYTLQILEKHEDPEGGVYYERIMPLQTAYTNAYELALPADFSEREFYWRVRGADLEGRPVSSYSEPEETPVDLFGPFLEKPQPLSFYNSGNGTVLLYPVYDWIAVPAAVEYEVEILDEAPENPNGIEPSVHRVDAYYPRAAEQYDQRPRFGPKPFYWRVRALDKDGNPLGVYSDAVPFVTDPGAHYVVATLGDSISHGGGSVSYSPTDWEFSYQHYLNFPTLNVSESGDTSAMTVARFDRDVLPFAPQYVLIMMGSNSLRGGVAAETVIADMEAVKAKCLDNGIRPVFLTLPPFNPVNIDKAFQQPTVSDWQYQVDKVNDYIRGQVHIDITPGLADEEGVLRGDLAVDGLHLDPPGKKLMAQAINRQWPEILALPAEAWQ, from the coding sequence GTGGATAAACGTTTTTTAACCTTTTTTGCCGTTGGTATTACCCTCGGCTTCGGCGTGTTGGTGACTTCGCGGCAAGATACCGGTACCGGCACTGTCGTCCATTTGCCGATGGAAGAGGCGGGGCGGATCTGCCTTCAGCCGGACAGAGCCGATCGCATACGCCCGCAGGTGCTGCGCCATTATACGACTGCGGCGCCGGCGAACGCGCATCCGATTTTGACCTGGTCCCGAATCGACGGCGCTGTCATGTATACGTTGCAGATCTTGGAAAAGCATGAAGACCCCGAGGGCGGCGTCTATTATGAACGAATCATGCCTTTGCAGACGGCGTATACCAATGCGTATGAGTTGGCCTTGCCGGCTGATTTTTCGGAGCGCGAATTTTATTGGCGCGTGCGCGGCGCCGACTTGGAAGGCAGGCCTGTCAGCAGTTATTCGGAACCGGAAGAAACGCCGGTCGATTTGTTCGGTCCCTTTTTGGAAAAACCGCAGCCCCTATCCTTTTATAACAGCGGTAACGGCACGGTTTTGCTTTACCCCGTATATGATTGGATAGCCGTGCCTGCCGCTGTCGAATATGAAGTGGAAATTCTCGACGAAGCGCCGGAAAATCCGAACGGGATAGAACCGTCCGTGCATCGCGTCGATGCCTATTACCCGCGGGCGGCGGAACAGTACGATCAGCGGCCGCGCTTTGGGCCGAAGCCCTTTTACTGGCGCGTGCGGGCCTTGGATAAGGACGGTAATCCCTTGGGGGTTTATTCCGATGCCGTTCCGTTTGTGACCGATCCGGGAGCCCATTACGTCGTGGCGACCTTGGGAGACAGTATCAGTCACGGCGGCGGCAGCGTTTCTTATTCGCCGACGGATTGGGAATTCAGCTATCAGCATTATTTGAACTTTCCGACGTTAAACGTCTCGGAAAGCGGCGATACGAGCGCCATGACCGTGGCTCGATTTGATCGGGACGTCTTGCCTTTCGCACCGCAGTACGTACTGATCATGATGGGCTCCAACAGCTTGCGCGGCGGCGTTGCGGCAGAAACGGTTATTGCCGATATGGAAGCCGTGAAAGCGAAATGTCTGGATAACGGGATCCGTCCCGTATTTTTGACGCTGCCGCCTTTCAATCCGGTCAATATCGATAAGGCCTTTCAGCAGCCGACGGTCTCTGACTGGCAATACCAGGTTGATAAGGTAAACGACTACATACGCGGTCAGGTCCATATCGACATCACACCGGGATTGGCCGATGAAGAAGGCGTGCTGCGCGGTGATTTGGCTGTCGACGGACTCCATTTGGATCCGCCGGGAAAAAAGCTGATGGCGCAAGCGATCAACCGGCAATGGCCGGAGATTTTGGCATTACCTGCCGAAGCGTGGCAGTAA
- a CDS encoding sugar-binding transcriptional regulator, whose translation MTKDKRDKAAITAAKLYYVSNYSQHDIAGEMKISRPSVSRLLQYAREMGFVRIEIYDPVADQSNLEQQLVRKFSLRDACVANAPLADEEEVKKYIGQRAALYLDEIVKDGDIIGVGWGTTMYSLARSLLPKSLRGTQIVQLEGGITLSSGDTYANEILDLFAKNYDTIAKYLPLPVLFDSPAVKDLVYQDRHIKRVLELGNSADITLFSVGTVRDSALFFRLGYADEKERKFLQQHAVGDICSRFFCKDGKITSQELNDRTVGIDLEQLRRKKYSILLSGGSAKLNPICAALQYGYANVLITDQFTAEALLSM comes from the coding sequence ATGACCAAAGATAAAAGAGACAAAGCTGCGATCACTGCTGCAAAGCTCTACTATGTCAGCAATTACAGTCAACATGACATTGCCGGCGAAATGAAAATTTCCCGCCCCTCCGTATCCCGCCTGCTGCAATATGCGCGGGAAATGGGATTCGTTCGCATCGAAATTTACGATCCTGTCGCCGATCAGAGTAATTTGGAGCAGCAACTGGTCCGCAAGTTTTCGCTACGCGACGCCTGCGTCGCCAACGCGCCGCTCGCCGACGAAGAAGAAGTCAAAAAATACATCGGACAACGCGCCGCGCTGTATCTCGATGAAATCGTCAAGGATGGTGATATTATCGGCGTCGGCTGGGGTACGACGATGTACAGCCTGGCCCGCTCGCTGCTGCCGAAATCGCTGCGCGGCACGCAAATCGTCCAGCTCGAAGGAGGCATCACACTGTCTTCCGGCGATACGTATGCCAATGAAATTCTGGATTTATTCGCTAAAAATTACGACACTATCGCCAAATACCTGCCGTTGCCGGTCTTATTCGATTCCCCGGCAGTAAAAGATCTCGTCTATCAGGACCGACACATTAAACGCGTCCTGGAACTGGGAAACAGCGCGGATATCACCCTCTTCAGCGTCGGCACGGTTCGCGACAGCGCGCTCTTTTTCCGTCTCGGCTATGCTGACGAAAAGGAGCGGAAATTCCTGCAGCAACACGCCGTCGGAGATATTTGTTCCCGTTTTTTTTGCAAGGACGGGAAAATTACCAGTCAGGAATTGAACGATCGAACTGTCGGCATCGATTTGGAGCAACTTCGCCGAAAAAAATACAGCATCCTCCTCTCCGGCGGCAGCGCCAAGCTGAATCCCATCTGCGCCGCCTTGCAATACGGCTATGCCAATGTCCTGATTACGGATCAATTTACGGCGGAAGCCTTATTGTCCATGTGA